Part of the Rhizobium tropici CIAT 899 genome, CGCTTTGGCGGTAGCCGGAGCAGTAGCCGGGTATCTCGTCTATTGGCCGGGGGCCGGTTTGAGCAAAGCCAAAGCATCGACATCCGAACGCGCGCCGATCCCGGTGCAGACCGCAACGGCTGCAATAAAAAATCTACCCGTCGTGCGCAGTGGTCTCGGTGTGGTTTCCCCGTTGACCGCCGTGGATGTGAAGGTTCGCGTCGACGGCCAGCTCCAGCATATCGCCTTCGCTGAGGGACAGGACGTCAAGGCTGGAGATGTCCTTGCGACAATCGATCCTCGCCCCTACGCGGCAGCCGTGGCACAGGCACAGGCGGACTACGACAAGGAGCTGGCCCAGCTCGATCAGGCCAAGATCGACGAGGCTCGGGCACAAAAGCTAACGACCACGGGCAGCGGCACGACCCAGGCTGCCCAGACGGCGGCCGCGCAAGTCAAGGTCATGGATGCCACGGCCGCATCGGGAAAGGCAGCGCTCGATACCGCGAAACTCAATCTGGAGTTCGCAACCATCACGGCACCGATCGCTGGCAGGGTAGGTCTGCGCCAGCAGCAGGAAGGAGGCATCCTGCGTACAACCGATGCGACGGGCGTAGTGACCGTCACGCAGATGCGCCCCATCTCCGTCGAATTCACGCTGACGCAGGATGATCTTCCCGATCTGGTTGCGGGACAGGCAAAGGGACAGCTGACCGTCTCGGCATATAGCCGCGACGGCGCCAAGCATCTGGCCGACGGAAAACTAAATGCGATAGACAGCCAAGTGGATTCATCGACCGGCATGGTGAAATTGAAGGCCGTGTTTGCAAACGATGACCTGTCGCTTTGGCCCGGAGAGCTGGTGACGGCAAACATAACCCTGCGCACCGATCCGAATTCGACGGTCGTGCCATCCTCGGCGATACAGAACGGGCAGACAGGTCCGTACGTCTTCGTCGTAAAGCCGGGCAACAAGGTTTCCGCCGCCTCAGTGACCACCGGCATTGCTTACTCGGGCCTCACCGCGGTCACACAAGGCATCTCCAGTGGCGAGACCGTTGTCACCTCAGGCCAGTCCCGGCTTGCCGATGGAACCGTCGTCTCCACGCAAGGTCCTGACGGTAAGAAGCTGGCCGCTGCCGGCGAGGGGGCGGTCCAATGAACCTTTCACAAATCTTCATCCAGCGCAGGGTCGGAACCTGCCTCCTGGCTGCCGGACTTCTGATCGTCGGCTCCATCGCCTACGGCTTGTTACCCATAGCGTCGCTGCCTCAGGTCGATTTTCCGACCATCCAGATCTCAAGTTCTCTTCCCGGCGCGAGTGCCGAGACAATGGCGACATCGGTTGCGACACCGCTGGAAAATCAACTTTCGACAATCTCGGGTGTATCCCAGATGACGTCGACGAGTTCGTCCGGGCGAACCTCGATTGCGCTGCAATTCGATCTCAACAGGGATATCAATGCCGCCGCGCAGGACGTTCAGGCCGCGATCAGCGCCGCAAGCGGCCAATTGCCCAAGGATCTGCCGGCCGCTCCCACCTTCCATAAGAGCAATCCGGCGGAAGCGACGATCCTCACCCTGGCGCTCACATCCGACCGCATTCCCACGACCGAGCTCGATCACTATGCGGAAGATATCATCGCGCAGCAGGTTTCGCAGATGAATGGCGTGGGCCTTGTGGACTACCATGGCCCCCAGCGGCCGGCGATCCGCATACAGCTCGATCCGGACAAGGTTGCGGCGCGGGGATTGACGATGGAGGATATTCGAAGCGCCGTCGGCCTTCAGACCGTCAATCAGCCCAAGGGGCAGCTGGCCGGCAACGGACGGACAGTCGTTCTCGATGCGACCGACCAAATCATGGACGTCCCTGCATTTCGTTCGATGGTGATTGCCTATAAGAACGGCTCGCCCATTCGCGCGGAGGATCTCGGAACGGTGGTCTCTGCTCCGGAGGACGTCAACCAGGCGGCCTGGCTGCAGGATACGCGGTCGGTGATGCTGGATGTCCATAAAATGGCCGGTTCAAACGTGCTTGATACCATTCAGGGCATCAAGGCGAAGCTACCACAAATGGAGGCAGGGCTGCCGGCCGGGATCAAGCTGTCGGTTGTCGCGGACAGGTCGGGCATGATCCAGTCCTCGGTCGATGACGTCAAGGTAACGATCCTCATCACGATCGGCCTGGTCGTGCTGGTGATCTTCAGTTTTCTGCGAAATCTGTGGGCGACGATCATTCCGGCGGCAACTATTCCGCTGTCCTTGATTGGTACTTTTGCCGTCATGTATCTCGCCGGCTACAGCCTCGATAATCTCTCGCTCATGGGATTGACCATCGCCGTCGGGTTTGTGGTCGATGACGCCATCGTGGTCATCGAAAATGTGATGCGACATGTCGAAGAGGGAAAGTCCGCTCTCGACGCCGCTGTCGAGGGATCGCGAGAGGTGGGCTTTACCATCGTTTCGATGACTGTCTCGCTGGTTGCCGTTTTCATTCCCATCCTGCTGATGAGCGGGATTGTCGGTCGCCTTTTCCGTGAATTTGCCGTGACGATCAGCGTGGCGATCATGATATCTGGGCTTGTTTCGCTGACCGTCACTCCGATGATGTGCGCCTGGTTGATCAAGCATGATCACGACAAATCGCACGGTGCATTCTTCCGCTGGTCGGAGGCATTCTTCGAAAAATGCACGGCGGGATATGGAAGAGCGCTCGATCTCGTTCTTCGCAGCCGCATGATAGTGCTTGTCGTCGCTGTCGCCACGATGGCGGTGACGGGCTGGCTTTACGTTTCCATCCAGAAGGGCTTCATTCCGCAACAGGATACGGGATGGGTTCAAGGGCAGGCGCAGGCTGCAACCGACATATCCTTTGCGGATATGTCGACGAAGATGCAGGAACTCGCGCATACCGTTATGGCCGACCCCGCCGTTGATAACGTCGCCTATTGGATCAACCCCAGTCCATCGGCCAGCGTCGGCCAGCTTCAGATCAATCTGAAGCCGATCGGCACGCGAAGCCCAGCATCTGCAGTGCTGTCGCGTCTGCGAACGGCGACGGCGGGCTTGGAGGGACTGACGGTCGGCCTGCAGGTTCGTCAGGATGTCCAGATCGGTGGACGGTCTTCCGCTTCGCAATACCAATACACGCTTCAAGATCCGGATACGGCGGAGCTCGATCTATGGGCAGCGAAAATGACCAAGGTTTTGAAGGGGCTTCCCGAGCTGCAGGATGTGATTTCCGACAAGCAGCAGGCTGCAACCAGCCTCACGCTCGATATAGATCGCTCAACGGCGTCCAGGCTCGGCGTCAGCGTTTCCCAGATCGATCAAACGCTTTACGATGCTTTCGGGCAACGCCAGATCGCGACGATGTACACGCAGGTCAGCCAATACCACGTCGTGATGGAGCTTGCGCCGCAGTTCGCCCTATCGCCGGAGGCGCTGTCGCACCTCTATGTCAAGTCTTCCACCACCGGCAAGCTTGTTCCGCTCAGCATGCTTGGATCGCTGAAGACAGGCGTTCTGCCTGTTTCCATAAATCACCAGGGGTCCCTTCCGGCAACGACGATCTCTTTCAACCTGAGACCGGGCAGCGCCCTCAGCGATGCTGTGACGGCGATCAAGGCGGCGGAGACGAGAGCCGCCATGCCGGCAACCGTCATCGGCACTTTCCAAGGGACGGCGCAGGCATTCCAGGATTCGCTGCGAAGCCAGCCATGGCTCATTCTAGCCGCCATCGTAGCGGTCTACATCGTGCTGGGCGTCCTCTATGAGAGCGCCGTGCATCCGCTGACGATCATCTCCACGCTGCCGTCCGCAGGCCTTGGAGCCCTGCTGGCCCTGAAACTGGCCAATCTGGACCTGTCCATCATGGGGATGATCGGCATCATTCTGTTGATCGGCATCGTCAAGAAGAATGCGATCATGATGATCGACTTTGCGCTTGTTGCCGAACGAACGCAGAAGCTGGCGCCACAAGATGCCATAAGACAGGCCTGCATGCTGCGGTTCCGACCCATCATGATGACGACGCTTGCGGCATTGTTCGGAGCAGTTCCGCTGGCATTGGGAACCGGACCTGGATCGGAATTGCGCGTCCCTCTAGGCATCGCGATCGTCGGCGGCCTGATCGTCTCGCAGGCGCTGACTTTGTTCACCACACCCGTCATCTATCTCGCATTCGACAGTTTGCGGGGCAGGGCGACAAGGCAGCCGTCGCGTCTGCAGGCGGCGATTGGGTCATTCCGATGACGAAGTGCAATCGGATCTGCGTCCGTGCTGGAGATCGTCAGCATGGACCAAAGATCCTTGGCACCAAACTTCAAGGATATTGTTCCACCAACAACCCTGGTGAAATTAGCGGCAATATCGCTGCATGGGACCGGAAATTGAAAGCTGGCTGAAAGCTTGCGCCGCGTAAGCTCCTCTAGCTTCGTGGAGGAAGCGCGTGCCGTGCCGTTGTCAATCGGCGCGGTACACAATTGGAGAGGAGGACTTCATGCGTGCATCCAGCATTCTCAGATATTCCGCGGCTTTTTCCCTTGCGGTAGCCGCCGCCGGGTTTGCGGCAACGGCGGCACAGGCAGCTGACAAGATTTCCATCATGGTGGGCGGTTACGAAAAGCAGATCTATCTGCCGGCCAAGCTTGCCGAAGGGCTTGGCTACTTCAAGGATGAAGGTCTGAACGTCGAGCTTCTCAACGAGCCCGCGGGTGTTGATGCGGAAAACGAAATGCTCGCAGGCGCCGTCCAAGGCGTCGTCGGCTTCTACGATCATTGCATCGACCTCCAGGGCAAAGGCAAGTTTGTCGAATCCGTCGTGCAGTTCAGCCAGGCGCCGGGCGAAGTCGAGCTGGTGTCGGCCAAGCATCCGGAAATCAAATCCCCCGCCGACTTCAAGGGCAAAAACCTCGGCGTCACCGGCCTTGGTTCCTCGACCAACTTCCTGACGCAGTATCTGGCCATCAAGGCCGGCCTGAAGCTGGGGGAATTCACCTCCGTTCCGGTCGGTGCCGGCCAGACCTTTATCGCCGCCATGCAGCAGGATGCCATTCAGGCCGGCATGACGACCGAGCCGACGGTCTCGCGTCTCCTGAAGACCGGCGAAGCCAAGATTCTCATCGACATGCGCACGATGGCCGGGACAAGGGCCGCTCTAGGCGGGACCTATCCCGCTGCGTCACTTTATATGCAGGAGTCGTGGGTCAAGGATCACAAGGACGAGGTGCAGAAGCTTGCGAATGCTTTCGTCAAGACGCTGCATTTCATCAACACCCATTCGGCCGCCGAGATCGCCGACAAGATGCCGAAAGACTTCTATGTCGGCGACAAGGAAGGCTATGTGAAGGCGCTTGAAAACGGTAAGGCGATGTTCACGCCCGATGGCGTGATGCCGGAAGACGGCCCGAAAACCGTTCTTGCCGTGCTTTCCGAGTTCTCCAAGAACGTGCAGGGCAAGGCGATCGATCTGTCAAAGACCTACACGACGGAATTCGTCAAGAAGGCCATGTAATTTAATTGGTTTGGGCCGCTTCCGGAACGGGCTGGAGGCGGCTTTCACCTTACTCGCGAGAGGTTCAGTATAGTCTCGATAAGGCCACGTGATCCCCCGCCCTGTGAAATCCGGTGAGGCGGCAGGGAAGCTCCCGGCGGTCAAAGGCCAGCACGGCATATCGCCGAAGTTGATCTCTTGAAATTCTTTGAGGAGGAAACACCGGCTATGGGACAGGCTGGCCGTTGATTTCCGCTAACAACCGACCCTTGCCGCTCGTGTTGTCAAGTTGGCATGAAGAAACACTGGCGCAAAGTTTGCGCCAGTGTTTCATGGGACAAGTCGCGATGCCCTCATCTGTCTTGTCCCCTCAATGTAGGAGGAGAAGCGCAGCTGCATGTGTTAGAAAGGCGTGCCAGGCAGTGCTTGCGTCGCCTCTTTCTGAACCGCCTGCAATTCCTTCGGATCGTAACCAAGTGCCTGCAGGACCGTCGGCGCCACCTGCGTCGTCTGCACCAGCGCTGTGATCGTGCGCGGGGAGATCGACGGATTGCTCAGAAGCAGCGCCACGTTGCGGTCATTGGCATTGCTGCCACCATGTTCAGCGATTTTCTTGCCACCCGTATAGACCACGCCGGGATTGACGGTCACGATGAAATCGGGCGCGCGCGTGTCGCTGGCCGGGTCCTGGTAGGCCAACGCCACCTGATTGCTGGTCAGCACCTGGCCGATGCCGAGCGTCTTGCCCTGATCCTTCAGGTACTCGGTTGCGGCGGCCAGTGATTTTGCCCGCTCGTCCGGCTTCAGCCAGATCAACGATGCATCGTCGGCGATGTGGAAGGCATAGCCCGGGATTTTTGTGTACGGATCTTCGTCGGTCGGTTGGAACTTCGACGGATCGATCGGTGACTGGCCGTGTTTCGACGCAATGACAACGAGCGTGGTGTCGTCGAGCTTATTATCGTGCAAGGCGCCGACCAACTCGCCCAAGGCGTGGTCGACGTAATCAAGTTGCAGCGCCAGCCCGTTGTTCGGCGTGCCGTTGGCATCTGCATAGCCGCCGATCAGACCGGCCTCATCGCCAGGCCCTGCTTTCGGCAATTTCTGCCCAACGCTGACGGCCTGCAGATTCAAGCCAAACAGTGCCGGAACGGGCTCCTTATTCGCACCCGTGCTGTCGAGCCCTTTGATTTCATTGAGCACGGCTTTCACATGAGCCTCGTCAAATTCCCGCTCAGCCTTGAAGCTGCCGGTGGTTTTCACCTTGCTGCCGGGAATGAGCGAATCCTGTTCGAGCGCATACAGATCGTCGACACCCTTGCCGGATGGCCCATTGAGCCATTCATAGGCAGGATGCTTGTCGCTCCAGGCAGTACCGCCGCCATGCTGGTGCACGATCTCGAACACGTTGTTCACACGGACGAAGTCGTGAGGGAATACCGGCTTGCATTCGCCGTTCGCCAGCGTGCGTGGCAGCTTGGCCGGATCAATCTGCGTCATCGGTTTGCCGGGTGTGCCGCCGCCATCGAGGCGGGTATCGTCGACGTCTATGGTCTCGGCGAAATTGACCTCGGTACCCGGATTGCCCTGGCATTTCGAGTCTGCGGCAAAATAGCTGCGATCGAAGGAATCATCATAATAGACACCCGTCACAGCGGGGGTGCCACCGGTCACTTGCGCGACCAGACCTGGGAACGAATCCGAGGGATTGGTGGTGACGGCGTTCGGGTAAAACACGCCGGTCTTCTGAAGAGCTGCCATCGTGCTTTGCGGATGGGCCGCAATGTAATTCGCCAAATCCACTGCGTGCAGACCGTCGACCGAAATCAACAACACATGTTCATAGGGCTTGGCGTTCGCCGGAGCTGCAGCCGCCAGGCAGGGCAGCGACGTCCCGAGCAAAAGACTGACCATAAATCTATACATCCACGCCTCCTTGATGGAAATAAGCCCCCAGGGCACGCTAGTGTCGAGGCATGACAGAGTGATGAATTGGAGACTACTCTTAAGCCGGACACACCGTTGACTAGCCGGAGATCACGACACCGCACGGGTCATTTGCGCAGAGATTTCACCTAATTTCGCATTTCGTCGCGACCCTGTCTGGAGGGTCAATATTGTACGTCCGCCAACGGGTTCTCAGCCGCTGCGTGGATCAACCTCAAACGCAAATCCGGGTCAAAGCGTTGTGGAACTGAACACCGATGTTCTCACGGAGGAATTTCAGACGCATAGCTCTCACAATGCAAGGGCCGCCAGTTCGTATCCGTTCACATCATTACCATATTTCCGGTATCGCTCATGAAAGTCGCCGAGAACCATTTTGCCGAACACACCGCCGGTTTCCATTCGACGATGGGCAAGCGACTGCTGCGCCAATCTAGCAATCCTTTCTTAGGGCATTTAGCTGGATTAATCCTACGATTTAGCGGGCCAGTCGGAAAGTAGCGTGATGCCGAATTGCGGTGCGGTAGCCTTGAGACGGGAAACGTCTGCTTCGGATGGCAGGTCAGCACTTTCATCAGTGGGTATCTGGTAGCCGGCGTCTTCGACAAAGGCATCGAACAGCGAGGGCGAACCGACCAGAATGTACCGTGCCATTCTTCCCGTCATATTCATGAGCTGGTGGGGAATGCCGCGGGCCATGAAGATGCTGTCACCGGCCGTCAGTGTGTGCTCCTTTCGATCAATGATCGCGGTCAGCGCCCCGTCGATCAT contains:
- a CDS encoding efflux RND transporter periplasmic adaptor subunit, yielding MSKAKASTSERAPIPVQTATAAIKNLPVVRSGLGVVSPLTAVDVKVRVDGQLQHIAFAEGQDVKAGDVLATIDPRPYAAAVAQAQADYDKELAQLDQAKIDEARAQKLTTTGSGTTQAAQTAAAQVKVMDATAASGKAALDTAKLNLEFATITAPIAGRVGLRQQQEGGILRTTDATGVVTVTQMRPISVEFTLTQDDLPDLVAGQAKGQLTVSAYSRDGAKHLADGKLNAIDSQVDSSTGMVKLKAVFANDDLSLWPGELVTANITLRTDPNSTVVPSSAIQNGQTGPYVFVVKPGNKVSAASVTTGIAYSGLTAVTQGISSGETVVTSGQSRLADGTVVSTQGPDGKKLAAAGEGAVQ
- a CDS encoding efflux RND transporter permease subunit; translation: MNLSQIFIQRRVGTCLLAAGLLIVGSIAYGLLPIASLPQVDFPTIQISSSLPGASAETMATSVATPLENQLSTISGVSQMTSTSSSGRTSIALQFDLNRDINAAAQDVQAAISAASGQLPKDLPAAPTFHKSNPAEATILTLALTSDRIPTTELDHYAEDIIAQQVSQMNGVGLVDYHGPQRPAIRIQLDPDKVAARGLTMEDIRSAVGLQTVNQPKGQLAGNGRTVVLDATDQIMDVPAFRSMVIAYKNGSPIRAEDLGTVVSAPEDVNQAAWLQDTRSVMLDVHKMAGSNVLDTIQGIKAKLPQMEAGLPAGIKLSVVADRSGMIQSSVDDVKVTILITIGLVVLVIFSFLRNLWATIIPAATIPLSLIGTFAVMYLAGYSLDNLSLMGLTIAVGFVVDDAIVVIENVMRHVEEGKSALDAAVEGSREVGFTIVSMTVSLVAVFIPILLMSGIVGRLFREFAVTISVAIMISGLVSLTVTPMMCAWLIKHDHDKSHGAFFRWSEAFFEKCTAGYGRALDLVLRSRMIVLVVAVATMAVTGWLYVSIQKGFIPQQDTGWVQGQAQAATDISFADMSTKMQELAHTVMADPAVDNVAYWINPSPSASVGQLQINLKPIGTRSPASAVLSRLRTATAGLEGLTVGLQVRQDVQIGGRSSASQYQYTLQDPDTAELDLWAAKMTKVLKGLPELQDVISDKQQAATSLTLDIDRSTASRLGVSVSQIDQTLYDAFGQRQIATMYTQVSQYHVVMELAPQFALSPEALSHLYVKSSTTGKLVPLSMLGSLKTGVLPVSINHQGSLPATTISFNLRPGSALSDAVTAIKAAETRAAMPATVIGTFQGTAQAFQDSLRSQPWLILAAIVAVYIVLGVLYESAVHPLTIISTLPSAGLGALLALKLANLDLSIMGMIGIILLIGIVKKNAIMMIDFALVAERTQKLAPQDAIRQACMLRFRPIMMTTLAALFGAVPLALGTGPGSELRVPLGIAIVGGLIVSQALTLFTTPVIYLAFDSLRGRATRQPSRLQAAIGSFR
- a CDS encoding ABC transporter substrate-binding protein, with translation MRASSILRYSAAFSLAVAAAGFAATAAQAADKISIMVGGYEKQIYLPAKLAEGLGYFKDEGLNVELLNEPAGVDAENEMLAGAVQGVVGFYDHCIDLQGKGKFVESVVQFSQAPGEVELVSAKHPEIKSPADFKGKNLGVTGLGSSTNFLTQYLAIKAGLKLGEFTSVPVGAGQTFIAAMQQDAIQAGMTTEPTVSRLLKTGEAKILIDMRTMAGTRAALGGTYPAASLYMQESWVKDHKDEVQKLANAFVKTLHFINTHSAAEIADKMPKDFYVGDKEGYVKALENGKAMFTPDGVMPEDGPKTVLAVLSEFSKNVQGKAIDLSKTYTTEFVKKAM
- a CDS encoding alkaline phosphatase family protein: MYRFMVSLLLGTSLPCLAAAAPANAKPYEHVLLISVDGLHAVDLANYIAAHPQSTMAALQKTGVFYPNAVTTNPSDSFPGLVAQVTGGTPAVTGVYYDDSFDRSYFAADSKCQGNPGTEVNFAETIDVDDTRLDGGGTPGKPMTQIDPAKLPRTLANGECKPVFPHDFVRVNNVFEIVHQHGGGTAWSDKHPAYEWLNGPSGKGVDDLYALEQDSLIPGSKVKTTGSFKAEREFDEAHVKAVLNEIKGLDSTGANKEPVPALFGLNLQAVSVGQKLPKAGPGDEAGLIGGYADANGTPNNGLALQLDYVDHALGELVGALHDNKLDDTTLVVIASKHGQSPIDPSKFQPTDEDPYTKIPGYAFHIADDASLIWLKPDERAKSLAAATEYLKDQGKTLGIGQVLTSNQVALAYQDPASDTRAPDFIVTVNPGVVYTGGKKIAEHGGSNANDRNVALLLSNPSISPRTITALVQTTQVAPTVLQALGYDPKELQAVQKEATQALPGTPF
- a CDS encoding cupin domain-containing protein, which translates into the protein MTENNIKTFVLAGVAMKRLLSGEETNGQFCLFENRSDGNTKTPIHVHADDDETIYMIDGALTAIIDRKEHTLTAGDSIFMARGIPHQLMNMTGRMARYILVGSPSLFDAFVEDAGYQIPTDESADLPSEADVSRLKATAPQFGITLLSDWPAKS